Part of the Sorghum bicolor cultivar BTx623 chromosome 1, Sorghum_bicolor_NCBIv3, whole genome shotgun sequence genome, TTGCAATTTTACCGTTGTGACAGGTGGCTGTGGTGCATGTGTTGTCCTCGTCTCCAAGTACGACCCGTTCACCGACGAGGTGACCGAGTTCTCAGCGAGCTCCTGCCTGACGCTGCTCCATAGCGTGGACCGCTGCTCGGTGACCACCAGTGAGGGCATTGGCAACACCAAGGATGGTTACCACCCTGTGCAGCAGCGCCTCTCCGGCTTCCATGCCTCCCAGTGCGGCTTCTGCACGCCTGGCATGTGCATGTCCATCTTCTCTGCGCTTGTCAAAGCCGATAAggcagctgatcgaccagcccCGCCTGACGGCTTCTCCAAGCTCACTTCCTCGGAGGCGGAGAAGGCTGTCTCCGGCAACCTGTGCCGGTGCACTGGGTACAGGCCCATCGTCGACGCTTGCAAGAGCTTCGCAGCCGATGTTGATCTTGAGGACCTGGGCCTCAACTGCTTCTGGAAGAAGGGTGATGAGCCTGCAGATGTCAGCAAACTGCCAGGTTACAACAGTGGTGCCGTCTGCACTTTCCCTGAGTTTCTCAAATCTGAGATAAAGTCCTCGATTGAGCAGGTTAACAGTGCTGCAGTTCCTGTTTCTGACGATGGCTGGTACCGTCCTAAGAGCATTGACGAGCTTCACAGACTGTTTCAATCTGACTCATTCGATGAAAATTCTGTGAAGATAGTAGCTTCAAACACTGGGTCTGGGGTGTATAAGGATCAAGACCTTTATGACAAGTACATTGACATCAAAGAGATCCCAGAGCTTTCAGTCATCAACAGAAGCAGCAAGGGGGTTGAGCTTGGATCAGTTGTCTCCATCTCTAAAGCAATTGAGGTGCTATCAGATGGAAATGTGGTTTTCAAAAAGATTGCAGATCACCTGACCAAAGTGGCCTCTCCATTTGTTCGGAACACAGCAACCATAGGTGGAAACATCATTATGGCGCAACGATTGCAATTTCCATCCGACATTGTGACTGTACTACTAGCTGCAAGTACAACAGTCACTATCCAGGTGGCTTCCAAAACGCATTGCCTCGCCTTGGAGGAATTCTTGCAGCAGCCTCCATGTGATTCTAGGACCCTGCTGCTGAGCATATTTATCCCCGATTGGAGTTCAGATGGCATCACCTTTGAGACCTTCCGAGCAGCACCTCGTCCACTTGGCAATGCTGTCTCATATGTCAATTCAGCTTTCTTGGCAAGGACTTCAGTGGATGCAGGATCAAGGGACCATCTCATTGAGGATATATGTCTGGCGTTCGGTGCGTATGGAGCTGATCATGCTATTAGAGCTAGGAAGGTTGAGGATTACCTGAAGGGCAAAACAGTGAGCTCGTCTGTTATACTTGAAGCTGTTCGGTTGCTTAAAGGGACTGTTAAACCATCAGAAGGAACAACACATCCTGAGTATAGAATCAGCTTGGCTGTCAGTTTCTTGTTTACCTTCCTATCTTCCCTTGGCAACAGCTTGAATGAATCAGAAAAGGTTAATGGTCCCAATGGGTTATATAGTAATGGAGCCACAAATGGTGCCATCCAGCACTCATTGGAGaagcatcttaagtttgacaGCAATGATTTGCCAATACGATCGAGACAAGAAATGTTTTTGACTGATGAGTACAAGCCAGTTGGCAAGCCAATTAAGAAAGCAGGGGCAGAGATCCAAGCTTCAGGTATACAATCTTATTTCCAATACACAAATAAACATGTTCATAAGATCATCATAACTTTTTTCTTCAGCATACTCCACAAAGAAACCAAATAATGGTCCTGTACATTTCTGCCACACTAATTTTAGTCATCGCTGAACTGTCCAATAAGCATCACCCCAAAACATTTTTAGTGCCTGCAGTTTCTTCGCAAGACCCCTTAACCATATTCCTTTTACTGACACAGGGGAAGCTGTGTACGTTGATGATATCCCTGCTCCCAAAGATTGCCTCTATGGAGCATTTATCTATAGCACCCACCCTCATGCCCATGTAAAGGCTATCAACTTTAAATCATCTTTGGCTTCACAGAAGGTCATTACCGTTATCACCGCAAAGGATATTCCAAGCGGTGGACAAAATATTGGTTCAAGCTTCCCAGGGATGGGAGAAGAAGCACTTTTTGCAGATCCAGTTGCTGAATTTGCTGGTCAAAATATTGGTGTCGTGGTAATGTTTCCTTActgcatcatgttgatttttCCTTGCTGGTCACAAAATCATTTATATGTTTATGTCTATCCAACCTTActgcatcatgttgattttaCAATCAATCAGATTGCTGAAACACAGAAGTATGCCTACATGGCAGCAAAGCAAGCCGTTATTGAGTATAGCACAGAAAATCTGCAGCCACCAATTCTGACAATAGAAGATGCAATCCAACGAAACAGCTACTTCCAAACCCCCCCATTTTTAGCTCCTACGCCAGTTGGTGATTACAACCAAGGGATGTCTGAAGCTGATCACAAGATTCTATCAGCGGAGGTACATACTTTGTAATGTTTAAAGAGGATGTATACTTGACTTTCCCACAAAGGCAAACAACTCATGCTTGGCATTTTTGTTTCTGCAGGTAAAACTGGAATCCCAATATTATTTCTACATGGAGACACAAGTGGCGCTAGCTATTCCTGATGAAGATAACTGCATAACCATCTATTGTTCAACACAAATTCCTGAGGTCACGCAAAATGTGGTTGCAAAGTGCCTTGGCATTCCATTTCACAATGTCCGCCTCATCACCAGAAGAGTTGGAGGAGGCTTTGGTGGAAAGGCAATGAAAGCAATACATGTAAGTCCTAAATAACTAGAGCTTATTCTGAACTTTTCTATTTTCAGTTACCAATGTACATCAAACTAATATTCACAATGTTGAGAAAAAATGTGTTACAGATGACTGAATTTCCTCTGTCAGGTTGCATGTGCATGTGCGGTTGCCGCATTCAAGCTACAGCGTCCAGTTCGGATGTACCTTGATCGCAAGACAGACATGATAATGGCAGGCGGTCGACATCCTATGAAGGTGAAGTACTCTGTTGGGTTCAAGTCAGATGGCAAGATCACAGCCTTGCACATTGATCTTGGGATCAATGCTGGAATATCGCCTGATGTGAGCCCAATGATGCCACTTGCtatcataggttctctcaaaaAGTACAACTGGGGCAATCTTGCATTTGACACCAAGGTCTGCAAAACAAATGTCTCATCAAAATCAGCAATGAGGGGGCCTGGAGATGTGCAGGGCTCTTTCATCGCTGAAGCCATCATTGAGCATGTTGCCTCGGCACTTTCAGTTGACACTAACACCATAAGGAGGAAGAACCTTCATGACTTCGAGAGCCTTGTGGTGTTCTACGGAGATACCGCAGGTGAAGCTTCTACCTACAGCCTAGTTACCATGTTTGATAAGCTGGCCTCCTCTCCAGAATACCAGCGCCGAGCTGAAATGGTGGAGCACTTCAATAGAagcaacaagtggaagaagcgtGGCATTTCTTGTGTGCCAATTACATATGAGGTTAGGCTTCGGCCAACTCCAGGCAAGGTGTCTATCATGAATGATGGTTCCATTGCTGTTGAGGTCGGAGGGGTTGAGATAGGCCAAGGGTTGTGGACAAAAGTGCAGCAGATGACAGCATTTGGATTGGGAGAGCTGTGTCCTGACGGTGGTGAAAGCCTACTAGACAAGGTTCGCGTCATTCAGGCCGATACATTGAGCATGATCCAGGGAGGGTTCACCGGTGGGAGCACCACTTCTGAAACTAGCTGTGAAGCGGTTCGACAGTCATGTGTTGCACTAGTCGAGAGACTAAAGCCAATCAAGGAGAATCTGGAGGCTAAGGCTGGCACAGTGGAATGGAGTGCCTTGATTGCTCAGGCGAGGATAAGCTTGTAAATTCTAATTTTCTCACAACCATGCCAACAaaacaaaaattttaaattcttGTCTCCTTCCTTTGAGACATTAACAAACGACAAGCAATAGCAGTAGCAATTTAGTGATTCTGAGGAACACAATATTTTTCAGTATTTCAATTGGTCATGTCATTTTGTCACTCATTTGCAGGCAAGTATGGCGAGTGTGAACTTATCAGCACATGCATACTGGACCCCTGATCCAACTTTCACAAGCTATTTGAACTACGGAGCTGGCATTAGTGAGGTACCCCTTATCCAAATTGCATGAAAAGCACAACAAGCGCAGTTAGCAAGCCAAATTGTTGGAGGCTGCAGCTTCAGTCCTGCGAATGCTGACACATGATTGGAAATTTCATCACAGGTGGAAATTGATGTCCTGACAGGAGCCACAACAATTCTAAGGAGTGACCTTGTCTACGATTGCGGGCAAAGCTTGAACCCTGCTGTCGATTTGGGCCAGGTCAGCCCCAAAATAAAAAGTGCACCTGCTGATCACTTCAAAAGAAATATGCTGCTCCTCTAAACATTATCCATCATTAACACAGGTGGAAGGTGCATTCATCCAAGGAGTAGGCTTCTTCACAAACGAGGACTACGCAACCAACTCTGACGGGTTGGTTATCCACGATGGTACATGGACATACAAGATCCCCACGGTCGACACCATCCCAAAGCAGTTCAATGTTGAGCTGATCAACAGCGCCCATGACCAGAAGCGTGTCCTCTCTTCCAAAGGTGATCCCTTTCTCATAATTCAATCCCTCACACATTACCACAGATTGTGTTAGCTGCAATTTGAACTCACCGACAATTGCTGCCTGCAACTGTGACATAATGTGCTTCGGATCTTTGTTTGCAGCATCGGGCGAGCCTCCGCTTCTTCTAGCTTCCTCAGTTCACTGTGCAATGAGGGAGGCCATCAGGGCCGCCAGGAAGGAATTCTCGGTTTGCACTGGTCCAGCAAACTCCACCATCACGTTCCAGATGGACGTGCCGGCGACGATGCCTATCATCAAGGAGCTCTGCGGCCTGGATGTCGTCGAGAGGTACCTGGAGAGCATGTCCGCTGCCAGCCCAACAGCCACTGCTCAAGCATAGATCCAGCAGGCACACTGCCTATGATGAGAGGGCTTAATCAGTCTATGTAAAATTCTAAAGAACAGCATGACATGCCGAGCTTGTCTGTGTTAGCTCTGATGTACAGAAGAAGAGGTAGCAATGAAGAGCTGTGGTCTTTGCGAATCAGGAGTCGTGAACAATagaggaaaaaaaataaaataaataagtgtcGGACAGGCGAATGTGTGGATGAAATCATGTGGTTTCGACTAGATTTTGAAGAAATCTTGCAATGGATctttgtttgtactcctaggtgcatACCTGCCTTCTGGGCACATGAGGGATAGGATTGTACCAGCCAGCTAGGTTTGGCCTTGCTGCCTCGTTGCGACCTTCACTGGTAGCTACTCCCTGTGTGCCTATTTGAAGTAGCAGAGCGGCGGAAAAGCTGAGATCAGACTGCTTGATTTCACGGGATGTGTAGTTGTGTGTTCCTGCCCATGACGGACGAATGCTGATGCTGTGAGGGGGTTGCCGGCTTGCTGCTGCCATTGGGTTGGGCCCTGTGATTGGTCTAATAGTTCATTGCTAGGGACATCCATGACGGACAAATGCTGATGCTGTGAGGGGGTTGCCGGCTTGCTGCTGCCATTGGGTTGGGCCCTGTGATTGGTCTAATAGTTCATTGCTAGGGACATCCATGACGGACGAATGCTGATGCTGTGAGGGGGTTGCCGGCTTGCTGCTGCCATTGGGTTGGGCCCTGTGATTGGTCTAATAGTTCATTGCTAGGGACATATGCACCTATTAGCTGGGAATCCAAACATATACATGCTAATATTTACCTGGAAATTGTCTAATCTTTTTTCTCTCCTTTTCTGTTTCATAAGATGTTGTAAGACCCCGGGTCCTCTTTTGTTCTAATAAATTCTAGTAGGGGGCAACCCCTCCTGTTCTCCTAAAGAAAAAGTTAGTTGGCTAATTTTTCGCTCTGGCTAATAACTTGTCAGACGATCCAAACAAAAGCTCAACCTATATTCCATTAATGACATTATGGTCAGAGGTTGATGTTCAGTGTTATAATTCTTTAGATTCCAAATTCTCAGCATTTAGATAAGACTAGGAAGGAAGGGACACTCGCCCCGCCAGTTACAACAGCTACAACATATAGGTTTTCTACTAGAAATTACTAAGCAAAGACATATCACCTAGTAATTGTAAGACATAATCTGCTGATCCAATTGCAATTGTTTTGCTTTCCTGGTACAGTCAAGAACTGTAGATGATCAGCAATCAGCTGATCGGTTCTGGTACTTTTAGAGTATGGCAATAGGCCACTACTGTAGCCATTAGTTggtagaaggtacatcagcaatAGTGTTGTACTAGGAGTAGGTAGGACTATACCAGCCATGATCTATGTACCTGTATAGAGGTACTAGATATGTGTATAAATATGTATGCAATACATCAAGCAAAGGCAGCTCATTTTGCCACCAACATTCAGAGTTCAAAGTTTCAGCCTGTTAACAATAGGCGCCCTAATGGGCTGTAATGGGCCGGTGCGGTTAAGCACCTTAGGGATTAAGATAGATTGATAAGGCAAGGATCACCATTGGTTGGGTGTTTCTATAAACCCTTAGGGATCCTTGCCTATATAATGTACCCCTGTACCTCTTAATCAATAATCCCGAGGCTAATTGCTCTCATGGTATCACACCTAGGTTAGGTCAGCTTCCGCTACATCATGCGCGCTGGCCTCTAGCCGCGCCGGCCTCTCACCGCGCAGCGCTTCTTCCCCATCCCGCGCGCCCGCCCTACTGTGTCGCGCCCGCCTGCCATGTCGCCCACCACTCCTAACGACGGGCAGGACAACCACGACTCCTCTATTTCCGTTCAAGATGACGAGGTCGCCCAACGGATCGCCAAGGAGCAGGCCAacactgccgccgccgccgcacagaAAGTGGAGCGCGACCGCGCAGCTGCTTGCGACGACGCCCTGGCCCGTGCACTCGAGGCCGAGCAGGAGGCCGAGGCCGCGGCCCAGGAGCGCGACGACGCGGCCAAGCGCACCTCGAACGCCCTCGCACGCGCAGCCCTGAAgtgggcggccgccgccgccgccgtggctcCTTCGTCGTCAGAGGCTCTGCCAGGTGGTGCCTCTGCATCGTTCGACGGCCCACCACCTGATCTCCGCGCCGCCATGCTTCATCATGAAGCTGTGGCTCTGCTACAACTCCACTCCCAGGCTGTCGCCGTCAGCAACATCCGGAACCACGTCACCACTGTCCTCGAcgtttgtaagtgcattcgcccccgatgtgggttttgataattaaagaCAATCAAATTGGGAACTAACATGTTTATCAAGtataatctacaggtgttagtttATTGATGGAATTAAACGAAaacatttggtgaatcacagcacccccaaATTTTCAATGAATGAGCGACGTTTCGACTCCAGTGGCTACATAGttttattctttgtttgagttataggaaacgccgcactatcaagagggatgcaaattaagttggtaagatgaggataagggtGCTTGAGGTGCCCTCCGAGGATGCTGAGGACCCCCCGACGCCCGCGCTCTACATCCCTCCTGTGCTGTGGGTGTCAGGGCCACCCTCTTCCGCGCCACGCGCAGCCCTGGAGCTCACCACGTCTACGAGCATCGACCACGTGAGCCGCTGGTGGCCGCCCCGGCTGCTCCTGCTGCACCGATCGCCCCCGCCCTTGCTGCTGCTCCAGCAGCCCCGCTGCCAAAGGGTGCGGTTGCAGTCCCTCCGGTGACCATCCAGCACTCCATGGGCACTCGGTCGAAGAGCGGCTACAGGATGCCCTCTATCTACCACGTCGTGCCTCTCTCTCCGGTGCCGAAGACCTTCCGTAGCGCTCTTGCTGATCCCCATTGGCGACCAGCTATGGAGGAAGAACACAATGCTCTTCTTCAGAATCACACCTGGGACCTTGTGCATCGCCCGCCTCGGGCCAATGTTGTCACTAGGAAGTGGATCTTCAAGTACAAGCTTCAGTCTGATGGCTCCCTCGAGCGGTACAAGGCACGTTGGGTTCTTCGTGGTTTTACCTAGCGGCCTGGTGTGGACTTTGATGAGACTTTCAGTCCTGTGGTGAAGCCCGCTACTGTTCACACGGTGCTCACCTTAGCGCTCACACGCCACTGGCCCATTCTTCATGGCAACTTGACTGAGACAGTTTACTGCCAGCAACCGTCCGGGTTCAAAGATTCAGCTCATCTGGATTTTGTATGCCTTTTGAAGAAGTCCCCCTATGGCCTGAGGCAGGCCCCTTGTGCTTGGTACAGCCGGATGGCCTCCTACTTGCTGTCTATTGGGTTTGTTGAAGCCAAGTCAGACACCTCACTCTTCATCTACCAGCGCGAATCCGACACAGCCTACCTGTTGCTCTATGTCGATGATATTGTCCTCACAGCCTCGTCCTCAGATTTCTTCGGCGGATTATCTCAGCACTCCAGCGGGAGTTCGCCATGAAAGATCTTGGTGAACTTCATCACTTCCTTGATATGCATGTTCAGCGACGTGATGATGGACTCCTCCTTTCATAGCGACAGTACATGCTGGATATCTTAGATCATGCCAGAATGACTGAGTGCAAGCCGTGCTCTACACCAGTTGACACTAACTCCAAGGTTGTTGCAGCTGAAGGGGCCCCTGTGTCTGATGCTACAGACTTCCGTAGTCTTGCTGGAGCTCTTCAGTACTTGACATTCACTCGCCCAGACATTGCATATGTTGTTCAGCAGGTCTACCTCCACATGCATGACCCTTGAGAGCCTCACCTTGCTGCTCTGAAGTGGATTCTTCGCTATGTtcggggcacacttcacctcggTCTCCTGCTGCGACCGTCTACTTCGACTGATCTTGTTGTCTATAACAACGCTGATTAGAATCAGCTGGTGTCCCGACACTCGCCGATCCACCTCAGGTTATGCAGTGTTCCTCGGTGACAATCTTGTTTCCTGGTCCTCCAAGCGTCAAAATACAGTTTCAAGATCAAGTGCTGAAGCCGAGTATCGCGCAGTGGCTAATGGAGTTGCAGAGGCGACCTGGCTGCGTCAGGTTCTCTTGGAGCTACATGCCCCTCTTCGGCGCGCCACACTGATGTACTGTGACAACATCAGTGCTGTCTACATGACCTCCAATCCGGTGCAACATCAGCGCACCAAGCACATCAAGATTGATCTTCACTTCGTTCGAGAGAGTGTCCTACCAGCATGTTCCCACCACCATGTAGTATGATGATATCTTCACCAAGGGACTGCCTACCTCAGTGTTCACGGAGTTTAGGTCCAGTCTAAACATGCAAAGTGGCTGACGTTTCGACTGTGGGGGAGTGTTAGCAATAGGCGCCCTAATGGGCTGTAATGGGCCGGTGCGGTTAAGCACCTTAGGGATTAAGATAGATTGATAAGGCAAGGATCAACGTTGATTGGGTGTTTCTATAAACCCTTAGGGATCCTTGCCTATATAATGTACCCCTGTACCTCTTAATCAATCATGTAATCCCGAGGCTAATTGCTCTCACAGCCCACGCTGAAACTTCTGCAGTGAGTGTTCAAAAGTTCAGAGTTTCCCAACTTTTGAACCAATGTAGCATTAGTGTTGGTCCCTGCACAACCACAACAGGTAAGCAACTTGCTTACCACCTCTACTTCACTCCTTGGACCAaggtagaagaagagaagaaccCAGCACACAACCAGTTCAGCCTCTGCTTGATTTCACAGGATGTGTAGTAATGCTATGGGCTAAATTGCTCCAACCTATTTGAACTCATAGTCTAAACTAAGATGGGCCCTACTTGTAATAGAAATATTTATCCCTCCAACTTTCTCTCTAAAAAATAACGATGGCATATTTATATCACTAGGTGCAGAAACAAGCACCCTTGTCAAGATGGGGCTTCACAGCACGCCATGGTCCAGCATTGAGCACCCTGGGAATCGTTCTACGGCAAATGTTGCAGATGCTATTAGTTTGTGATGGCACACCTTGAGACAGTGATGTAGGAAATGTTGGAACATGTACTATGTAACATCCCAGATTTTTTACgtaaaccaaaaatacgagctttttaaaatttttcctatAGTCGTAtgaagcatatagtttttaggtctAACTCGATCTTAACCCGCTAACAAAACGTCGCATTCATTTAGAATTGTTTGTAGACGAGTGCTCTTGTTCGTGAGTCGTCTTAAGTTGGGTCTTGTTTAtggttttgagtttcttttggagtgcacaatCTGTAGCAAAGTCTTCCCGAATCTccgttgagcctatctcaaaggcgaagcgaatcccttctcaacctttctattggagtacgtctcaaactccTTTGAATTCCTTCCAAACTCCTTTCTAACCCTATGTGATCTTTCTCACCTACTTGGTTCCCTTCCTAA contains:
- the LOC8084125 gene encoding indole-3-acetaldehyde oxidase isoform X1, with amino-acid sequence MGKAAAAVVLAVNGKRYEAAGADPSTTLLEFLRTQTPVRGPKLGCGEGGCGACVVLVSKYDPFTDEVTEFSASSCLTLLHSVDRCSVTTSEGIGNTKDGYHPVQQRLSGFHASQCGFCTPGMCMSIFSALVKADKAADRPAPPDGFSKLTSSEAEKAVSGNLCRCTGYRPIVDACKSFAADVDLEDLGLNCFWKKGDEPADVSKLPGYNSGAVCTFPEFLKSEIKSSIEQVNSAAVPVSDDGWYRPKSIDELHRLFQSDSFDENSVKIVASNTGSGVYKDQDLYDKYIDIKEIPELSVINRSSKGVELGSVVSISKAIEVLSDGNVVFKKIADHLTKVASPFVRNTATIGGNIIMAQRLQFPSDIVTVLLAASTTVTIQVASKTHCLALEEFLQQPPCDSRTLLLSIFIPDWSSDGITFETFRAAPRPLGNAVSYVNSAFLARTSVDAGSRDHLIEDICLAFGAYGADHAIRARKVEDYLKGKTVSSSVILEAVRLLKGTVKPSEGTTHPEYRISLAVSFLFTFLSSLGNSLNESEKVNGPNGLYSNGATNGAIQHSLEKHLKFDSNDLPIRSRQEMFLTDEYKPVGKPIKKAGAEIQASGEAVYVDDIPAPKDCLYGAFIYSTHPHAHVKAINFKSSLASQKVITVITAKDIPSGGQNIGSSFPGMGEEALFADPVAEFAGQNIGVVIAETQKYAYMAAKQAVIEYSTENLQPPILTIEDAIQRNSYFQTPPFLAPTPVGDYNQGMSEADHKILSAEVKLESQYYFYMETQVALAIPDEDNCITIYCSTQIPEVTQNVVAKCLGIPFHNVRLITRRVGGGFGGKAMKAIHVACACAVAAFKLQRPVRMYLDRKTDMIMAGGRHPMKVKYSVGFKSDGKITALHIDLGINAGISPDVSPMMPLAIIGSLKKYNWGNLAFDTKVCKTNVSSKSAMRGPGDVQGSFIAEAIIEHVASALSVDTNTIRRKNLHDFESLVVFYGDTAGEASTYSLVTMFDKLASSPEYQRRAEMVEHFNRSNKWKKRGISCVPITYEVRLRPTPGKVSIMNDGSIAVEVGGVEIGQGLWTKVQQMTAFGLGELCPDGGESLLDKVRVIQADTLSMIQGGFTGGSTTSETSCEAVRQSCVALVERLKPIKENLEAKAGTVEWSALIAQASMASVNLSAHAYWTPDPTFTSYLNYGAGISEVEIDVLTGATTILRSDLVYDCGQSLNPAVDLGQVEGAFIQGVGFFTNEDYATNSDGLVIHDGTWTYKIPTVDTIPKQFNVELINSAHDQKRVLSSKASGEPPLLLASSVHCAMREAIRAARKEFSVCTGPANSTITFQMDVPATMPIIKELCGLDVVERYLESMSAASPTATAQA
- the LOC8084125 gene encoding indole-3-acetaldehyde oxidase isoform X2; the protein is MGKAAAAVVLAVNGKRYEAAGADPSTTLLEFLRTQTPVRGPKLGCGEGGCGACVVLVSKYDPFTDEVTEFSASSCLTLLHSVDRCSVTTSEGIGNTKDGYHPVQQRLSGFHASQCGFCTPGMCMSIFSALVKADKAADRPAPPDGFSKLTSSEAEKAVSGNLCRCTGYRPIVDACKSFAADVDLEDLGLNCFWKKGDEPADVSKLPGYNSGAVCTFPEFLKSEIKSSIEQVNSAAVPVSDDGWYRPKSIDELHRLFQSDSFDENSVKIVASNTGSGVYKDQDLYDKYIDIKEIPELSVINRSSKGVELGSVVSISKAIEVLSDGNVVFKKIADHLTKVASPFVRNTATIGGNIIMAQRLQFPSDIVTVLLAASTTVTIQVASKTHCLALEEFLQQPPCDSRTLLLSIFIPDWSSDGITFETFRAAPRPLGNAVSYVNSAFLARTSVDAGSRDHLIEDICLAFGAYGADHAIRARKVEDYLKGKTVSSSVILEAVRLLKGTVKPSEGTTHPEYRISLAVSFLFTFLSSLGNSLNESEKVNGPNGLYSNGATNGAIQHSLEKHLKFDSNDLPIRSRQEMFLTDEYKPVGKPIKKAGAEIQASGEAVYVDDIPAPKDCLYGAFIYSTHPHAHVKAINFKSSLASQKVITVITAKDIPSGGQNIGSSFPGMGEEALFADPVAEFAGQNIGVVIAETQKYAYMAAKQAVIEYSTENLQPPILTIEDAIQRNSYFQTPPFLAPTPVGDYNQGMSEADHKILSAEVKLESQYYFYMETQVALAIPDEDNCITIYCSTQIPEVTQNVVAKCLGIPFHNVRLITRRVGGGFGGKAMKAIHASMASVNLSAHAYWTPDPTFTSYLNYGAGISEVEIDVLTGATTILRSDLVYDCGQSLNPAVDLGQVEGAFIQGVGFFTNEDYATNSDGLVIHDGTWTYKIPTVDTIPKQFNVELINSAHDQKRVLSSKASGEPPLLLASSVHCAMREAIRAARKEFSVCTGPANSTITFQMDVPATMPIIKELCGLDVVERYLESMSAASPTATAQA